In the Nitrospinota bacterium genome, TCATCGTGGTGGCATCCTATTGGTTTGCCGCGATGCTGGCGCGTCCCATCATGCTGTTGGTGGCGGCCAATCGCAAGATGGCGGAAGGCGACCTTACCCCGCGGATCGAGATAATGTCCGATAAGGACGAGGTGGGGCTGCTGATGCGCACCACCAACTCGATGGCGGAGCGGCTTGAAGACGTAATGATCAACATCCGCGTCCACGCGCTGAAGGTGGCGGGCGACAGCGGCTCAATCGCCGCGAAGATGCGCCAGCTAAAAGCGAATTCCGAGGCACAGGGCCGGGCGGTGGACGAGACGTCTTCCTCCATCGAGGAGATAGGGGTTTCCATCCGCGAAGTGACCCGGAACAGCGAGAACCTTTCCCGCTCGGCGGTCGGTATTTCCGCCGCAACCGAACAGGTGAGCCGTTCCATCAAGGAAGTCGAAACCCGGTCGGCGGGCGTGGCGCAATCGGTCGACGCCGCTTCGTCGGCCGTCGAGCAGATTGTGGTTTCCATCCGCGAGGTAACCAAAAATATCAATTCAATCCTTGGGGCGGTTTCGGCGTCGCACGGTTCGGTGGGACATGTGAACAGCATGATCGGATCGGTGGCGGGGAACGCCGACACCATCGGCCGCGCCGTGGAGGAGATGGGCGGCGCCATCGAGGAACTGGCGGCCAACATGAAGGAAGTGGGCGCCAGGGCCGAAAACGCGGCCGCCATCGCCGATGATAACGGGCGGAACGCCGCCAAGGGGCGCAAAGCGCTGGACGAGGCGATAAGCGCCATGCGGAACATCCAGGATATCGTGACGGAGAGCGCCGGCGTGGTGGAGGGGCTTTCGCGCGGCGCGGAAGACATCGGCGCCATTGTGGATGTGATCGATGACATCGCCGAGCAGACCAATCTGTTGGCGCTCAACGCGGCCATCGAGGCGGCCCGCGCCGGCGAGCACGGCAAAGGGTTCGCCGTGGTGGCGGAAGAGGTGCGCAAGCTGGCCGAACGGAGCCAGGCCGCAACCAAAACGATTTCAGAGCTGATAGGCGGTATTCAGCGCAAAAGCGCGGATGCCGTGGCGTCGATGGAAAAAGGGACGTTGCGCGTGACCGAGGGGGTGGAGCTTGCCCGCAATTCCGGCGTGGCGCTGGAAACGATTGTCCACGGGGTGGAAACGAACCTTGTGGTCATCAACGGTATCGCCGCCGCCAGCGCCGAGCAGTACAAAGTATCGGGAGACGTCGTCAAGGCGGTGGCCCGCGTGTCGGATGAGGTGGACTCAATCCGCCGCGCCATCGGCACGCTGGCAAAAGCGGGGGAGGACATCGCCTCGAAAAACTCCGAAATTCTCGGCATGGCGCGCCACATCAACGCCAGCGCCGCTGAGGAGGAAAAGGCCACAACGCAAATTTTCGGCATGGTTGGCGCCATTCAGGAAGGGGCGCACCGGATGAGCATGTCGCTCAAGGAACAGGCCGCGGCGGTGCGCGGCGTGGCGGACGAAGTGAACCGCATCACGAAGGAAATACAGATGGTCAACCGCGCGCTCGAGGAGCAGGAAACGGGAATCACGCGGATGGTCACGGCGGTGGAAACGGTGAGCCGGATGGCCGTGGACAACAACCGGCAGGTGGATGCCACCGGCTTGGAGACCGAGCGGATCGATGGCTCTGCACGCCGCTTGGGCGAAATGATGGCGCAGTTCAACGTCTCGGAGGAAAAAGCCGCCCGCTTACTGGGGGGCGGCGCGCCGCGCGCCTAACCCGCGCCGCCCGGGGCGGCTATCGTGTTTCCACCAATTGCCGCAGCCATGCGGCCATCCGCGGTTCGTCCCATTCAATGCCTCCCACTTGGCAGAAGAGCACGCGCCCGTCGCGATTCAGTATGTAGGTGGTGGGGATGCTCGACGCGCCGAAACGTGTCGATGATTGTTTTGCTCCCGCCAGCGCCACGGGAAAGCGGTATTGCTGTTGCCCCCAAAAAGCTTTTACCTTGTCAGCCGCTTCTTCGGAAACCGCCAGCATGGAGAAATCCCTTTTGCCGCCCAGTTCGGCGAAGAGCCGTTGCATCGACGGCATT is a window encoding:
- a CDS encoding HAMP domain-containing protein, which translates into the protein MRGKIREQFAGLRLRVKIVLVLLMFGLGGILFSGIVTYRAGAEAVKLTAERLLVAVRDNKRAEVEAWYAGILSSVRSFAAGHRVAEGFADVAAAPRGGSARAMGEMQQQYAEFLREYGFGDLYFISVAGEVIYSAQRKEELGANLLAAGPGRGGLQDVCRKASGAERGAVFISEFAPYTPDMGMPAAFAAAPIFAKNGSRLGVMAVKIPKDRLNAIMRAEAGLGRTGESYLVGENGAILTESRFAATSAVLEKNVDSSAMRDALQGKSGVKETRGLRGRTALSAYGPLTAGDAANAIIVDIDLAEAMEPLAAVTWSITGFMLLAVVVIVVASYWFAAMLARPIMLLVAANRKMAEGDLTPRIEIMSDKDEVGLLMRTTNSMAERLEDVMINIRVHALKVAGDSGSIAAKMRQLKANSEAQGRAVDETSSSIEEIGVSIREVTRNSENLSRSAVGISAATEQVSRSIKEVETRSAGVAQSVDAASSAVEQIVVSIREVTKNINSILGAVSASHGSVGHVNSMIGSVAGNADTIGRAVEEMGGAIEELAANMKEVGARAENAAAIADDNGRNAAKGRKALDEAISAMRNIQDIVTESAGVVEGLSRGAEDIGAIVDVIDDIAEQTNLLALNAAIEAARAGEHGKGFAVVAEEVRKLAERSQAATKTISELIGGIQRKSADAVASMEKGTLRVTEGVELARNSGVALETIVHGVETNLVVINGIAAASAEQYKVSGDVVKAVARVSDEVDSIRRAIGTLAKAGEDIASKNSEILGMARHINASAAEEEKATTQIFGMVGAIQEGAHRMSMSLKEQAAAVRGVADEVNRITKEIQMVNRALEEQETGITRMVTAVETVSRMAVDNNRQVDATGLETERIDGSARRLGEMMAQFNVSEEKAARLLGGGAPRA